The following are encoded together in the Macrobrachium rosenbergii isolate ZJJX-2024 chromosome 21, ASM4041242v1, whole genome shotgun sequence genome:
- the LOC136849853 gene encoding inward rectifier potassium channel 2-like isoform X3: MFEEPARRNFTYHGGDPRQGLLNPGTRKDIIRKNGDLNISYINLKKRTRYLQDLYTTLVDVQWRWTLLVFFLAFIMSWLGFAFIWFMIIKVHGDDIADENDETHKPCVYNVRTFTGSFLFSIETQHTIGYGFRYTTEECPEAVFVMCIQSIAGVILQASMVGVVFAKLTRPKQRTNTLMFSRNVCICLRDGRLCLMFRVGDMRKTFIIGASVFAQVIRKRTTQEGELIPYHQYDVKVGSDDGSDNLFFIWPMTIVHVIDENSPFYKMSAVDLMNEKFELVVYLEGTTESTGTTMQARCSYQPTDFLWGHRFENLIFFDKASDNYVVDFREFNKTREVSTPLCSARDLEDFKRQNSDALMCYTPNSDQVVCIEPDIFTADEKVPAED; encoded by the exons GTCTCCTGAATCCGGGAACGAGGAAGGACATCATAAGGAAGAATGGCGACCTCAACATCAGCTACATCAATCTCAAGAAGAGGACGCGGTACCTACAAGATCTCTACACGACGCTGGTCGACGTCCAGTGGAGATGGaccctcctcgtcttcttcttggCTTTTATCATGAG TTGGCTGGGATTTGCGTTCATCTGGTTCATGATCATCAAAGTGCACGGGGACGACATAGCGGACGAGAATGACGAAACTCACAAACCCTGCGTCTACAACGTCAGAACATTCACCGGCAGTTTCCTGTTTTCCATCGAGACCCAACACACGATTGGTTATGGGTTTAG gtACACGACGGAAGAATGTCCGGAAGCCGTTTTCGTGATGTGCATCCAAAGCATCGCCGGAGTCATCTTGCAGGCGTCCATGGTGGGCGTGGTCTTCGCCAAGCTCACGAGACCCAAACAGAGAACCAATACCCTGATGTTCTCCCGCAACGTGTGCATCTGCCTTCGAGATGGGCGTCTGTGCCTCATGTTCCGCGTCGGAGACATGAGAAAGACCTTTATCATTGGTGCTTCTGTCTTTGCCCAG GTCATCAGAAAGCGCACCACGCAGGAGGGAGAGCTCATTCCTTACCATCAGTACGACGTCAAGGTCGGCAGCGACGACGGCTCTGACAACTTGTTCTTCATCTGGCCAATGACCATCGTCCACGTCATAGACGAGAATTCGCCCTTCTACAAAATGTCGGCTGTGGACCTCATGAACGAAAA GTTCGAATTGGTGGTTTATCTCGAAGGAACGACGGAGTCCACTGGTACAACAATGCAGGCCAGATGTTCCTACCAGCCTACAGATTTCCTGTGGGGGCACCGCTTCGAGAATCTCATATTTTTCGATAAGGCCTCTGACAACTATGTTGTAGATTTCCGAGAGTTCAATAAGACGAGAGAG GTATCGACCCCACTCTGTAGCGCCCGAGACCTGGAGGACTTCAAGCGTCAAAACAGCGACGCCCTCATGTGCTACACGCCCAACTCCGACCAGGTAGTTTGCATCGAGCCGGACATTTTCACAGCGGACGAAAAAGTGCCCGCTGAGGATTAG